A genomic segment from Hypomesus transpacificus isolate Combined female chromosome 13, fHypTra1, whole genome shotgun sequence encodes:
- the ghdc gene encoding GH3 domain-containing protein: MITQRQKIILSALVFVIVSIVIAIGKTQELLSMPSPLTSTLGILSVGGMTLLWRDISSQIKGQNRTLSSLLSQYFAVKFVGWLGKRQRSKLEADTLNVRQVQEETLLKRLRKNAQTYYGKQYDFSSIKDCETYCLRHPVTTYKHYRELIKRIALGEDKVIIAEKPLILALTSGTSGASAMLLSTKDTNTEFFLQGVAVCLDAMRGAFPASESLQRTTKLFYTPTFRQSEAGIPIGPNSSTPASSRHMLNLYTTPAPAFQVPSEKDTLYLHLLFALKDPSVGTLESNFSSTVFYAFSALQDRWQELVEDIELGHISQTLALESAVRTSLESLMKPDPGRASELRAQFHQGFLGIAKRLWPQLNLVLTVDSGSNQIYGEMLREHYCQGVPFYSPFYAATEGLIGVNLWPEEQPRRYLLCPRSMFCEFLPEASLDQEQPKTHLMDQVEEGHNYELVITNASGLFRYRLGDIVKVVGFHNQCPVVEFQYRRGQMLSVRGEKISESMFLGALKKAVEQWPGANLLDYSCAESGLLGDSSGGSDPHYQVFVELEGVRNISEEQRYKLDQCLQEDSAVYKSFRLKGSIGPMRVHLVAGGAFNELRKQMMSFSNTSPNTFKMHRVLRRKEYADFLLGKTVS; this comes from the exons ATGATAACTCAACGCCAAAAAATAATTCTCTCCGCACTCGTCTTTGTAATTGTCTCCATTGTTATTGCTATTGGAAAAACTCAGG AGCTCCTGAGCATGCCGAGTCCTTTAACGAGTACGCTTGGCATCCTTTCTGTTGGTGGAATGACGCTCCTTTGGCGAGACATCAGCTCCCAAATTAAAGGACAAAACCGAACATTAAGCAGTTTGCTCAGCCAGTATTTTGCAGTGAAGTTCGTTGGTTGGCTTGGAAAGCGGCAAAGAAGTAAACTAGAAGCCGACACACTGAATGTACGGCAAGTCCAAGAGGAAACTCTACTGAAGCGCTTGCGTAAGAACGCGCAGACATATTATGGAAAGCAGTATGATTTCAGTTCAATCAAAG ATTGTGAAACGTATTGCTTGCGGCATCCTGTAACGACCTACAAGCACTACAGAGAGCTGATAAAACGCATCGCCCTAGGTGAGGACAAGGTCATCATTGCTGAGAAACCTTTGATTCTTGCTTTGACCTCTGGTACATCAGGAGCCAGTGCCATGCTACTGAGCACTAAGGACACCAACACTGAGTTCTTCTTACAG GGTGTGGCAGTCTGTCTGGATGCCATGCGGGGGGCCTTCCCTGCCAGCGAGAGCCTCCAGCGCACCACCAAGCTCTTTTACACACCAACGTTTCGCCAGTCAGAGGCAGGGATACCCATCGGACCAAACTCCTCAACGCCAGCCTCCTCACGTCACATGCTCAACCTCTACACCACCCCAGCACCTGCCTTCCAA GTGCCCAGTGAGAAAGACACCCTCTATTTGCATCTTCTGTTTGCTCTCAAAGACCCAAGTGTGGGCACTCTTGAGTCAAATTTTTCCTCCACAGTCTTCTATGCTTTCAGTGCCCTGCAG GATCGCTGGCAGGAGTTGGTGGAGGACATTGAGCTGGGTCATATCAGCCAGACTTTGGCCCTGGAATCTGCTGTGCGAACCAGCCTGGAGAGTCTGATGAAACCAGACCCAGGGAGGGCTTCCGAGCTCCGGGCCCAGTTCCATCAAGGGTTTCTGGGCATTGCCAAGCGCCTCTGGCCCCAGCTTAACCTGGTCTTGACTGTGGACTCGGGCTCCAACCAGATCTATGGAGAGATGCTGAGGGAGCACTACTGTCAGGGAGTGCCATTCTACTCACCCTTCTATGCTGCTACTGAGG GTCTCATCGGGGTGAACCTGTGGCCTGAGGAACAGCCCAGGCGCTATCTGCTGTGTCCTCGATCAATGTTCTGTGAGTTCTTGCCTGAGGCCAGCCTGGACCAGGAACAGCCTAAAACACACCTTATGGACCAGGTGGAAGAGGGACACAACTATGAGCTGGTCATCACCAACGCTTCAGGTCTCTTtag ATATCGTCTCGGAGACATTGTGAAAGTGGTTGGGTTCCACAACCAGTGTCCTGTTGTGGAATTTCAATACAG ACGCGGTCAGATGCTGAGCGTACGAGGAGAGAAGATATCAGAGTCCATGTTTTTGGGCGCTCTAAAGAAAGCCGTGGAACAGTGGCCCGGAGCGAACCTGCTCGACTACAGCTGTGCTGAGAGCGGCCTTCTGG GTGACTCATCCGGGGGGTCAGACCCTCACTATCAGGTCTTTGTAGAGCTGGAGGGAGtcaggaacatttcagaggagcAGCGTTATAAG TTGGACCAGTGTCTGCAGGAGGACTCTGCTGTCTACAAGTCGTTCCGCCTCAAGGGTAGCATCGGTCCAATGAGGGTACACCTGGTGGCTGGGGGGGCTTTCAATGAGCTACGCAAACAGATGATGTCCTTCTCCAACACCTCACCAAACACCTTCAAAATGCATCGTGTGCTGCGCAGGAAAGAGTATGCTGACTTCTTGTTGGGGAAGACCGTTTCCTGA